The following are encoded in a window of Streptomyces griseiscabiei genomic DNA:
- a CDS encoding aromatic ring-hydroxylating dioxygenase subunit alpha — protein sequence MPHTTAFARNQWYVAAYAEEVGRELLGRTILGEPLVFYRTEEEGTPVALHDRCVHRRYPLSESGLDGDRIVCGYHGFTYDTTGACVYVPGQKRIPRTARVASYPVVEQDSLIWVWIGDPALADAGTIPRAKHLAAPGWTTVRGMEPIDADYGLLVDNLLDLSHETYLHGGYIGTPEVAETPITTEVDEGAGVVRVSRHMDDAECPPFYAKSTGIEGRITRWQDIEYFAPCLYLLHSRIAPVGVVPEADGSDPNGFHTEITYAITPSTDGKVYDFWMVSRDWATESDEVTEFLKGNNHTVVMQDVVALNLLQKTLGSERTGYQELSINIDTGGLAARRILARLVEQGEKPVEQVQ from the coding sequence ATGCCTCACACCACCGCCTTCGCCAGGAATCAGTGGTACGTCGCCGCCTACGCCGAAGAGGTCGGGCGGGAGCTGCTCGGCCGGACGATCCTCGGGGAGCCGCTGGTGTTCTACCGGACCGAGGAGGAGGGCACGCCGGTCGCGCTGCACGACCGGTGTGTGCACCGCCGGTACCCGCTGTCGGAGAGCGGGCTGGACGGGGACCGGATCGTGTGCGGGTACCACGGCTTCACGTACGACACGACCGGCGCCTGTGTGTACGTGCCGGGGCAGAAGCGGATACCGCGGACCGCGCGGGTGGCCTCGTACCCGGTGGTGGAGCAGGATTCGCTGATCTGGGTGTGGATAGGCGACCCGGCGCTCGCCGACGCGGGGACCATCCCGCGCGCGAAGCACCTGGCCGCCCCGGGCTGGACGACCGTACGCGGTATGGAGCCGATCGACGCCGACTACGGGCTCCTCGTCGACAACCTGCTCGACCTCTCCCACGAGACGTATCTGCACGGCGGCTACATCGGCACCCCCGAGGTCGCGGAGACACCGATCACCACCGAGGTCGACGAGGGCGCCGGGGTGGTGCGGGTGAGCCGGCACATGGACGACGCCGAGTGCCCGCCGTTCTACGCGAAGTCGACCGGCATCGAGGGCCGGATCACCCGCTGGCAGGACATCGAGTACTTCGCCCCGTGCCTGTATCTGCTGCACAGCCGGATCGCCCCGGTGGGCGTGGTCCCGGAGGCGGACGGCAGCGACCCGAACGGTTTCCACACCGAGATCACCTACGCGATCACCCCGTCCACGGACGGCAAGGTGTACGACTTCTGGATGGTCTCCCGGGACTGGGCCACCGAGAGCGACGAGGTCACCGAGTTCCTCAAGGGCAACAACCACACGGTCGTCATGCAGGACGTCGTCGCGCTGAACCTGCTCCAGAAGACGCTGGGCTCGGAGCGCACCGGCTACCAGGAGCTGAGCATCAACATCGACACCGGTGGGCTCGCGGCCCGGCGGATCCTCGCGCGGCTGGTCGAGCAGGGCGAGAAGCCGGTGGAGCAGGTCCAGTGA
- a CDS encoding phosphocholine-specific phospholipase C: MPEVNRRRFLQVAGATTAFSALSASIQRAAALPAHHRSGTIEDVEHIVVLMQENRSFDHYFGALRGVRGFGDPHPVTLDNGRSVWHQSDGTKDVLPFHPEADDLGMQFLEGLPHSWPDGHAAYNGGKYDRWVPAKGTTTMAYLTREDIPFHYALADTFTVCDAYHCSFIGSTDPNRYYMWTGYTGNDGKGGGPVLGNDELGYGWTTYPERLEAAGVSWKIYQDIGDGLDAAGSWGWIADAYRGNYGDNSLLYFNKYRDAKPGDPWYDKARTGTDAKAGDGYFDLLKADVKAGKLPQISWIAAPEAFSEHSNWPSNYGAWYISQVLDALTSDPAVWARTALFITYDENDGFFDHLVPPLPPRDAAHGRSTVDVSLDLYQGDANRVAGPYGLGPRVPMLVVSPWSKGGYVCSETLDHTSILRFMERRFGVKEPNISPWRRAVCGDLTSAFDFSRKDSRPAALPGTDAYEPQDRERHPDYRPAVPADPSMPRQERGSRPARPLKYAPRVDGSADPGAGTLTLTFASGGRAGAAFLVTSGNRTDGPWTYTTEAGKAVSDTWSSAASGGSYDLTVHGPNGFLRVFQGPGRTRGPEVTARHVGDDVELTFTNKGSAAVSLKVVSAYGGRSRTVRVRAGATVRQTVELRASRRWYDLTVTGGGGFLRRFAGHVENGRVGVSDPALGRR, encoded by the coding sequence ATGCCTGAAGTCAACCGGCGGCGATTCCTCCAGGTCGCGGGCGCCACAACGGCGTTCAGCGCACTGTCGGCCAGTATCCAGCGGGCCGCGGCGCTGCCCGCGCACCACCGTTCCGGCACGATCGAGGACGTCGAGCACATCGTCGTCCTGATGCAGGAGAACCGGTCCTTCGACCACTACTTCGGCGCGCTGAGAGGGGTACGCGGCTTCGGCGACCCGCACCCGGTGACGCTGGACAACGGCAGGAGCGTGTGGCACCAGTCGGACGGCACGAAGGACGTGCTGCCGTTCCACCCCGAGGCCGACGATCTCGGGATGCAGTTCCTGGAGGGCCTGCCGCACAGCTGGCCGGACGGGCACGCCGCCTACAACGGCGGCAAGTACGACAGGTGGGTGCCCGCCAAGGGCACCACGACCATGGCGTATCTGACCCGCGAGGACATCCCGTTCCACTACGCCCTCGCCGACACGTTCACCGTGTGCGACGCCTACCACTGCTCGTTCATCGGCTCGACCGACCCCAACCGCTACTACATGTGGACCGGGTACACGGGCAACGACGGCAAGGGCGGCGGCCCCGTCCTCGGCAACGACGAACTCGGCTACGGCTGGACCACCTACCCCGAGCGCCTCGAAGCGGCCGGGGTCTCCTGGAAGATCTACCAGGACATCGGCGACGGCCTGGACGCGGCCGGCTCCTGGGGCTGGATAGCGGACGCCTACCGGGGCAACTACGGCGACAACTCGCTGCTGTACTTCAACAAGTACCGCGACGCCAAGCCCGGCGACCCCTGGTACGACAAGGCCCGCACCGGTACGGACGCCAAGGCCGGCGACGGCTACTTCGACCTGCTCAAGGCCGACGTGAAGGCCGGGAAGCTGCCGCAGATCTCCTGGATCGCCGCGCCCGAGGCGTTCTCCGAGCACTCCAACTGGCCCTCGAACTACGGCGCCTGGTACATCTCCCAGGTCCTCGACGCGCTGACCTCCGACCCGGCGGTCTGGGCGAGGACGGCCCTGTTCATCACCTATGACGAGAACGACGGCTTCTTCGACCACCTCGTGCCGCCGCTCCCGCCGCGCGACGCGGCCCACGGCAGGTCCACGGTCGACGTCTCCCTCGACCTCTACCAGGGCGACGCCAACCGGGTCGCCGGGCCGTACGGTCTCGGCCCGCGCGTCCCGATGCTGGTCGTCTCGCCCTGGAGCAAGGGCGGTTACGTCTGCTCGGAGACCCTCGACCACACCTCGATCCTGCGGTTCATGGAGCGCCGGTTCGGGGTGAAGGAGCCGAACATCTCGCCGTGGCGGCGGGCCGTCTGCGGTGATCTGACCTCGGCGTTCGACTTCTCCCGCAAGGACAGCCGGCCGGCCGCGCTGCCCGGCACCGACGCGTACGAGCCGCAGGACCGGGAGCGGCACCCCGACTACAGGCCCGCCGTCCCGGCGGACCCGAGCATGCCGAGGCAGGAGCGGGGGTCGCGTCCCGCCCGGCCGCTCAAGTACGCGCCCAGGGTGGACGGTTCGGCCGATCCCGGGGCCGGGACCCTCACCCTCACGTTCGCCTCCGGCGGCAGGGCGGGCGCGGCGTTCCTGGTCACCTCCGGCAACCGTACGGACGGGCCGTGGACGTACACGACCGAGGCGGGCAAGGCCGTGTCGGACACATGGAGTTCCGCGGCCTCCGGCGGCTCGTACGACCTCACTGTGCACGGGCCGAACGGCTTCCTGCGGGTCTTCCAGGGGCCGGGGAGGACGCGTGGGCCCGAGGTCACCGCGCGGCACGTCGGCGACGACGTGGAGCTGACCTTCACCAACAAGGGCTCCGCGGCGGTGAGCCTGAAGGTCGTCAGCGCGTACGGGGGACGGTCCCGTACGGTCCGGGTGCGGGCCGGGGCGACCGTCCGGCAGACCGTCGAACTGCGGGCGAGCCGGCGGTGGTACGACCTGACGGTCACCGGCGGCGGGGGGTTCCTCCGGAGGTTCGCCGGACATGTGGAGAACGGGCGCGTCGGGGTGAGTGATCCGGCGCTGGGGCGGAGGTAG
- a CDS encoding DMT family protein encodes MNATLVAVVLSLLSAVGYATAAVAQERLAARSADAGVRRMLASGAWWASVALNAGAALLHVVALKYGPLTVVQPLGALTLVAAVPLGARVAGRRVTATEWRGTALTLAGLAAILVVASGPAPDDVLSLPEAVAVAGATVVLAGLLSRPGTRPGLRHAGASGVASGVASALTQTVTVAATDRSGSLLDLEVVVVALLVAAFAVGGLLLSQTAYRGGLGAPLAVVTLSNPLAAAVIGLSLLGEGLRGGVAGVLLAVAGAVVAARGVVLLTRVTPEVVIRPMDPDRPADPAPLTEEHPVAAVLALEPHHAPTEPSLLPGPPGHLTPL; translated from the coding sequence ATGAACGCCACCCTCGTCGCCGTCGTCCTCTCGCTGCTCTCCGCCGTCGGCTACGCGACCGCCGCCGTGGCCCAGGAGCGGCTGGCCGCGCGCAGCGCCGACGCCGGCGTACGGCGGATGCTCGCCAGCGGTGCCTGGTGGGCCTCGGTCGCGCTGAACGCGGGCGCCGCGCTGCTGCATGTCGTGGCGCTCAAGTACGGCCCCCTGACCGTCGTGCAGCCGCTCGGCGCGCTCACGCTGGTGGCGGCGGTGCCGCTCGGGGCGCGGGTGGCCGGGCGGCGGGTCACCGCGACCGAGTGGCGGGGCACCGCGCTCACGCTGGCCGGGCTGGCGGCGATCCTGGTCGTCGCGTCGGGGCCCGCCCCGGACGACGTGCTGAGTCTCCCGGAGGCCGTCGCCGTGGCCGGTGCGACCGTCGTCCTGGCCGGTCTGCTCTCCCGGCCCGGCACCAGGCCCGGACTGCGCCACGCCGGCGCCTCCGGCGTGGCCTCGGGTGTGGCCTCCGCGCTCACGCAGACGGTCACGGTCGCCGCGACGGACCGCTCGGGGTCCCTCCTCGACCTGGAGGTCGTCGTGGTGGCCCTGCTGGTCGCCGCGTTCGCGGTGGGCGGGCTGCTGCTCTCGCAGACGGCGTACCGAGGGGGCCTGGGCGCGCCCCTCGCGGTCGTGACCCTCTCGAACCCGCTGGCCGCCGCCGTGATCGGTCTCTCCCTCCTCGGCGAGGGCCTGCGGGGCGGGGTGGCCGGCGTCCTGCTCGCCGTGGCGGGGGCGGTGGTCGCGGCGCGGGGCGTGGTGCTGCTGACCCGGGTGACCCCGGAGGTCGTGATCCGGCCCATGGACCCCGACCGACCGGCCGATCCCGCCCCCCTCACCGAGGAGCACCCCGTGGCGGCCGTCCTCGCCCTGGAGCCCCACCACGCCCCGACGGAACCCTCGTTGCTGCCTGGTCCCCCCGGACACCTGACTCCGCTCTGA
- a CDS encoding phosphatase PAP2 family protein, producing the protein MECRTEPVEEPAAAIARPPLVREFLLVAGLFLVYKFGRLLANGHTAEAFRNAHDVWSWERALGLPDEASVQEALLHGDTLVHVANVYYATVHFPATAAFLVWLYLRRPAHYVWARRVLAALTGAALLLHLAFPLAPPRMLDGAHLIDTGQVYGPTVYSATPSTDSLANQFAAMPSLHFGWALMVAIGLIAATRSRRRWLWLLHPLVTLVVIVGTANHYWLDAIVAGGLLAVALAVIQLPQRTATTAGQHSKALVPAEEPVLAGAGR; encoded by the coding sequence ATGGAATGCCGCACCGAGCCTGTGGAAGAGCCGGCCGCCGCGATAGCGCGGCCGCCCCTCGTCCGTGAGTTCCTGCTCGTCGCAGGGCTCTTCCTCGTCTACAAGTTCGGACGGCTGCTGGCCAACGGCCACACCGCCGAGGCCTTCCGCAACGCCCACGACGTGTGGAGCTGGGAGCGTGCCCTCGGCCTGCCGGACGAGGCCTCCGTGCAGGAGGCCCTGCTGCACGGCGACACGCTGGTCCACGTCGCGAACGTCTACTACGCGACCGTCCACTTCCCGGCCACCGCGGCCTTCCTGGTCTGGCTGTACCTGCGGCGCCCGGCGCACTACGTCTGGGCACGCCGGGTCCTGGCCGCCCTCACCGGCGCCGCCCTGCTGCTGCACCTCGCGTTCCCGCTGGCCCCGCCGCGGATGCTGGACGGCGCGCACCTGATCGACACCGGACAGGTGTACGGGCCGACGGTCTACTCGGCGACGCCGTCGACCGACTCCCTGGCCAACCAGTTCGCGGCGATGCCCTCGCTGCACTTCGGCTGGGCCCTGATGGTCGCGATCGGGCTGATCGCCGCGACCCGCTCCCGACGGCGGTGGCTGTGGCTGCTGCATCCGCTGGTGACCCTGGTCGTGATCGTCGGCACCGCGAACCACTACTGGCTGGACGCGATCGTGGCCGGTGGCCTGCTGGCCGTCGCCCTCGCCGTGATCCAGCTGCCGCAGCGGACGGCCACGACCGCCGGGCAGCACTCCAAGGCCCTCGTACCGGCCGAAGAGCCCGTCCTGGCCGGAGCGGGCCGATGA
- a CDS encoding TetR-like C-terminal domain-containing protein — translation MTSQAADGPETAVASRRSKLTPEREQEFFDAVLEQVRECGYDSVTMEGVAATTRCSKSTLYRQWRTKPQFVAAALRARRSVRFAGIDTGTLAGDLREVARHAGEGYVLEGRLFQALGNAVVQDEELKTALRDALVEPEIEALRAMIARGVARGEVAADHPALEFIPAQVFGVLRARPVLEGKDADETYIIKFIEAAVLPTLGLV, via the coding sequence ATGACGTCGCAGGCAGCGGACGGGCCGGAGACGGCCGTCGCCTCGCGCCGCTCCAAGCTCACGCCCGAGCGTGAGCAGGAGTTCTTCGACGCTGTGCTCGAACAGGTCCGTGAGTGCGGGTACGACTCGGTGACCATGGAGGGCGTCGCCGCGACCACGCGGTGCAGCAAGTCGACGCTCTACCGGCAGTGGAGGACGAAACCGCAGTTCGTGGCCGCCGCGCTGCGCGCCCGCCGCAGTGTCCGCTTCGCCGGGATCGACACCGGCACCCTCGCCGGTGACCTGCGCGAGGTGGCCCGGCACGCGGGGGAGGGCTACGTCCTGGAGGGTCGGCTCTTCCAGGCCCTCGGCAATGCCGTCGTGCAGGACGAGGAGTTGAAGACCGCCCTGCGGGACGCGCTGGTGGAACCGGAGATCGAGGCGCTCCGGGCGATGATCGCCCGGGGAGTGGCCCGGGGCGAGGTCGCCGCGGACCATCCGGCGCTGGAGTTCATCCCCGCACAGGTTTTCGGCGTCCTGCGGGCCCGGCCGGTCCTGGAGGGCAAGGACGCGGACGAGACATACATCATCAAGTTCATCGAGGCGGCCGTGCTGCCGACGCTCGGCCTCGTATGA
- a CDS encoding DUF2510 domain-containing protein, producing the protein MTQVTPPGWYPDPGQTSDAPATERWWDGNAWTDRIRPVGPAAGFGPPAYPSGAAPYPPGPGGHPGYPGHPGYPGYPAAAPKRGLRTGIAVAVAAAVLASIGVGVYALAGDDGGGGGSATSQGPGGQNGTGGTGGTDGGQGGPGGNSGGQGGPGGSGGSGGSGGQTPAPDGSGQPPQLEEGYATDTTSGISIPVPDGWLGSALQAGAQVTTEASYECPADATKTCTRGGAYSSPAELLKLKATTAEAAAKEDISQAAEDAYGSEGYGKITSHEELASKAVTVAGQKGYYVRWKVVTGKGDDGYVESLAFPSPADSSKLVVVRFGVDVSDKAPRQSVIDEITKGIKKASISGGGSGQDV; encoded by the coding sequence ATGACGCAGGTGACTCCTCCCGGCTGGTATCCCGACCCCGGGCAGACAAGTGACGCGCCCGCCACCGAGCGCTGGTGGGACGGCAACGCGTGGACGGACCGGATCCGGCCCGTGGGCCCGGCCGCGGGATTCGGGCCCCCGGCCTATCCGTCGGGCGCCGCGCCCTATCCGCCGGGGCCCGGGGGCCACCCCGGGTATCCGGGGCATCCGGGGTATCCCGGGTACCCGGCCGCGGCTCCGAAGCGCGGCCTGCGCACCGGGATAGCCGTGGCCGTGGCGGCGGCGGTGCTGGCCAGCATCGGGGTGGGCGTGTACGCCCTGGCCGGTGACGACGGGGGCGGCGGGGGCAGCGCGACGTCCCAGGGCCCCGGCGGGCAGAACGGCACGGGCGGCACGGGCGGCACCGACGGTGGTCAGGGCGGGCCGGGCGGCAATTCCGGCGGCCAGGGCGGACCCGGTGGCTCGGGTGGCTCCGGCGGTTCCGGCGGGCAGACCCCGGCGCCGGACGGGTCCGGGCAGCCGCCGCAACTGGAGGAGGGGTACGCCACCGACACGACCAGCGGTATCAGCATCCCCGTACCGGACGGCTGGCTCGGCTCGGCGCTGCAGGCCGGTGCGCAGGTGACGACGGAGGCCTCGTACGAGTGCCCGGCCGACGCCACGAAGACCTGCACGCGCGGCGGCGCCTACTCGTCGCCCGCCGAGCTGCTGAAGCTGAAGGCCACCACCGCCGAGGCCGCCGCCAAGGAGGACATCTCCCAGGCCGCCGAGGACGCCTACGGTTCCGAGGGCTACGGGAAGATCACCTCGCACGAGGAGCTGGCCTCCAAGGCGGTGACCGTGGCCGGGCAGAAGGGCTACTACGTCCGCTGGAAGGTGGTCACGGGCAAGGGCGACGACGGCTATGTCGAGTCGCTGGCCTTCCCCTCCCCCGCCGACTCCTCGAAGCTCGTCGTGGTCCGCTTCGGCGTCGACGTGAGCGACAAGGCGCCCAGGCAGTCGGTGATCGACGAGATCACCAAGGGCATCAAGAAGGCGTCGATCAGCGGGGGCGGCAGCGGCCAGGACGTGTGA
- a CDS encoding anhydro-N-acetylmuramic acid kinase, which translates to MRVIGLMSGTSYDAVDAAAADLDLDGDTLVLRPLGLVCRAYDGELRAALGRALPPAATTVAEVCRLDTRIGQAFAAAAVEANRELCDGRAELVASHGQTVHHWTEPGGAGAGTRVLGTLQLGQPAWIAEATGLPVVADFRPRDIAAGGQGAPLVSLVDLLWLRGRPGTPVALNLGGIANLTAPDGTAFDTGPANALIDAAVRDATGGRLTYDADGTLAAAGTVHEPLLRRLLAEPYYALPAPKTTGKEVFHGGYLRAALAGFTVLSPADVVATLTLLTARTVADATRAVRATEVIASGGGTRNPTLTRMLGTELAGVPLRVSDELGLPADAKEAYAFAVLGFLTVHGLPGTAPASTGARHPSVLGSVTPGRPGLPPLPGAGTGPGVGPPVRLVVR; encoded by the coding sequence ATGCGGGTGATCGGGCTGATGTCCGGGACGTCGTACGACGCCGTCGACGCCGCGGCGGCGGACCTGGACCTCGACGGGGACACCCTCGTGCTGCGGCCCCTCGGACTGGTCTGCCGGGCGTACGACGGCGAACTGCGCGCGGCGCTGGGCCGGGCGCTCCCGCCGGCGGCCACGACCGTCGCCGAGGTGTGCCGGCTGGACACCCGGATCGGGCAGGCGTTCGCGGCGGCGGCGGTCGAGGCGAACCGTGAACTCTGCGACGGGCGAGCCGAGTTGGTGGCCTCGCACGGTCAGACGGTCCATCACTGGACCGAGCCGGGCGGGGCAGGCGCGGGGACCCGGGTCCTCGGCACCCTGCAGCTCGGGCAGCCCGCCTGGATCGCCGAGGCGACGGGGCTGCCGGTGGTCGCCGACTTCCGGCCCCGGGACATCGCCGCGGGCGGCCAGGGCGCGCCGCTGGTGAGCCTCGTCGACCTGCTGTGGCTGCGGGGCCGGCCCGGCACCCCGGTCGCCCTCAACCTGGGCGGCATCGCCAACCTCACCGCGCCCGACGGCACCGCCTTCGACACCGGGCCCGCGAACGCCCTGATCGACGCGGCCGTGCGGGACGCGACGGGTGGCCGGCTGACGTACGACGCGGACGGGACGCTCGCCGCCGCCGGCACCGTCCACGAGCCGCTGCTGCGGCGGCTGCTCGCCGAGCCGTACTACGCGCTGCCCGCGCCGAAGACCACGGGCAAGGAAGTCTTCCACGGCGGCTATCTGCGGGCCGCGCTGGCCGGGTTCACGGTGCTGAGCCCGGCGGACGTCGTCGCCACGCTCACCCTCCTCACGGCCCGTACGGTCGCCGACGCCACCCGCGCGGTGCGGGCCACCGAGGTGATCGCCTCGGGCGGCGGCACCCGCAATCCGACGCTGACACGGATGCTGGGCACGGAGCTGGCGGGCGTCCCGCTGCGGGTGTCGGACGAACTGGGACTCCCTGCGGACGCGAAGGAGGCGTACGCCTTCGCCGTCCTCGGCTTCCTGACCGTCCACGGCCTCCCGGGCACCGCCCCGGCGAGCACGGGCGCCCGCCACCCGAGCGTGCTGGGATCGGTGACCCCGGGCCGCCCGGGACTGCCGCCCCTGCCGGGAGCGGGCACCGGACCCGGGGTGGGGCCGCCGGTGCGGCTGGTCGTGCGGTGA